One part of the Alligator mississippiensis isolate rAllMis1 chromosome 3, rAllMis1, whole genome shotgun sequence genome encodes these proteins:
- the RMDN1 gene encoding regulator of microtubule dynamics protein 1 isoform X1: MAAAAARSVRRGAAGVAQGLLRGWAGRKGSGREVFEKLTVLRRGLTLSLGTFVGYEAYNLISCVTEVHASFKAEEILDQADYLYGSGETEKLYQLLVQHKNSEDAELLWRLARASRDLAQLSRTSTEEKKQLIYEALEYAKKALEKNEANFAAHKWYAICISDVGEYEGIKAKIANAFVIKEHFQKAIELNPKDATSVHLMGIWCYSFADMPWYQSKIAAVLFATPPSSTYEEALHYFQMAEKAEPNFYSKNLLYLGKTYLKLNNKKMALLWLTKAKEYPAHTEEDTQVQKEAVELLNSI; encoded by the exons ATGGCTGCGGCTGCGGCGCGGTCGGTGCGTCGAGGAGCCGCTGGCGTCGCCCAGGGGCTGCTGCGCGGATGGGCGGGGCGCAAAGGAAGCGGCAGAGAG gttttTGAAAAGTTAACTGTTTTAAGAAGAGGCCTTACACTGTCATTGGGGACCTTTGTGGGTTATGAAGCTTATAATTTGATTTCTTGTGTTACTGAAGTGCACGCAAGTTTCAAAG CTGAAGAAATCTTAGACCAAGCAGACTACCTGTATGGGAGTGGGGAAACTGAAAAGCTCTATCAGTTGCTGGTCCAACACAAAAACAG CGAGGATGCGGAATTACTGTGGCGTCTGGCACGAGCATCTCGCGATCTAGCCCAGCTTAGTAGAACATCTACAGAGGAGAAAAAGCAACTGATTTATGAAGCTCTTGAATATGCAAAGAAGGCACTAGAAAAAAATGAGGCAAATTTTGCAGCCCATAAG tgGTATGCTATCTGCATCAGTGATGTTGGGGAATACGAAGGAATTAAAGCAAAGATTGCAAATGCTTTTGTTATCAAGGAACATTTCCAG AAAGCAATCGAACTGAATCCCAAAGATGCTACTTCAGTTCACCTTATGGGCATTTG GTGTTACTCTTTTGCTGACATGCCATGGTACCAAAGCAAAATAGCTGCAGTGCTATTTGCTACACCACCAAGCTCCACCTATGAAGAG gcCCTTCACTACTTTCAGATGGCTGAAAAAG CTGAACCAAACTTCTACAGTAAAAATTTGCTGTATCTAGGGAAGACATACTTGAAGTTAAACAACAAAAAGATGGCCCTATTGTGGTTAACAAAAGCCAAGGAATATCCAGCACACACAGAGGAGGATACACAG GTACAAAAAGAAGCTGTGGAACTGCTCAATTCTATATGA
- the RMDN1 gene encoding regulator of microtubule dynamics protein 1 isoform X2: MQVSMASFEQNFGSAEEILDQADYLYGSGETEKLYQLLVQHKNSEDAELLWRLARASRDLAQLSRTSTEEKKQLIYEALEYAKKALEKNEANFAAHKWYAICISDVGEYEGIKAKIANAFVIKEHFQKAIELNPKDATSVHLMGIWCYSFADMPWYQSKIAAVLFATPPSSTYEEALHYFQMAEKAEPNFYSKNLLYLGKTYLKLNNKKMALLWLTKAKEYPAHTEEDTQVQKEAVELLNSI, translated from the exons ATGCAGGTTTCAATGGCTTCATTTGAACAAAATTTTGGAAGTG CTGAAGAAATCTTAGACCAAGCAGACTACCTGTATGGGAGTGGGGAAACTGAAAAGCTCTATCAGTTGCTGGTCCAACACAAAAACAG CGAGGATGCGGAATTACTGTGGCGTCTGGCACGAGCATCTCGCGATCTAGCCCAGCTTAGTAGAACATCTACAGAGGAGAAAAAGCAACTGATTTATGAAGCTCTTGAATATGCAAAGAAGGCACTAGAAAAAAATGAGGCAAATTTTGCAGCCCATAAG tgGTATGCTATCTGCATCAGTGATGTTGGGGAATACGAAGGAATTAAAGCAAAGATTGCAAATGCTTTTGTTATCAAGGAACATTTCCAG AAAGCAATCGAACTGAATCCCAAAGATGCTACTTCAGTTCACCTTATGGGCATTTG GTGTTACTCTTTTGCTGACATGCCATGGTACCAAAGCAAAATAGCTGCAGTGCTATTTGCTACACCACCAAGCTCCACCTATGAAGAG gcCCTTCACTACTTTCAGATGGCTGAAAAAG CTGAACCAAACTTCTACAGTAAAAATTTGCTGTATCTAGGGAAGACATACTTGAAGTTAAACAACAAAAAGATGGCCCTATTGTGGTTAACAAAAGCCAAGGAATATCCAGCACACACAGAGGAGGATACACAG GTACAAAAAGAAGCTGTGGAACTGCTCAATTCTATATGA